Below is a genomic region from Raphanus sativus cultivar WK10039 chromosome 4, ASM80110v3, whole genome shotgun sequence.
ttttatgcgTTTTCTGTATAAAAAGAACAACTAATCGTATTGAGTTTAACTATATTAACCTAAACTATCACATACTGATCAAGTTACAACAAAACTATAAcaatattaaaccaaaaatgtatattatacatataaattatctttggaaatcaaatttaaaattcacATCCCACCCGTAGAGCGGGTCGGTCCTGGCCCTAGTATCATATATTGTTATTTTGAAACTCCCTATGGCATTCCAGAGACCAAAATAATTGCATTGTCGTAATTGgcctaaaatattatattttcctgGTGAGTGTTGTTCTTTAAATTTCCTCAATCCACAATCCATTCAAATCCATGTTGGTGGTATATTGTAATACTTgtaattccttttttttaatacatCTTCTATTGCTCTTTGAAAACCCACTTCCTCAGTGAATACATCTTCTAATGCTCTTTGAAAAACCACTTCTTCTACTACATATGTAATTTTGTTCAATACAAGAATATGACTTATATATATCTTACTAAATTTATAAGATATATTATGTCTTCTGTTTGTTATTCATTCTGATCTTAGATGAAGTAGTTTAGAATATTCAAgcatttttaattgatttatattattttatggctttttctaaagatttttgtttttgacgaaCTTTTTCTAGAACTTCAAGATTTGCACAAAGCAATCACAATACTAGTTCTTAGTTTTGTTTAATCGATCACCATATTTCTTTAACTGCTTTCTCATTATTTGATGATATATACGGATCCAAATGGCTCTTGACAAAATATGAAACTGCTTATGTTCTTATACAAATCATTTCAATACCTAAAGGCCTCTACTACAAAGGCTGGCCACTGATCCACCTTTTGAACATGATAAATGTCTCATCTGGTTTATAATCTGCCGTGTGTCCACCTCCCTATAATCAAAACActccaaaatattaataaacattttgATTGTAATCCAATGATAGTGGAAACATATTAAGCTAAAGTAAGAAGACTTGCTTTGACAGTAGCAAATGTCATTTTATTGGCACAAGTTCTCGTGTATCTGTCAAGAGAAAGGCAATGATGATTTTACGTGAGTTTTGACAAGCTTATGATACGATCAGAAAAGAAATGAACAAgagaaaattaaaacaaaataatttatacccAGCAATTTGATCGTTTATCATCCAAGGCCTCCAGTCATCAATGATAGAGTAATTGAGAGATCTTATCCAGGCTTGAGTTGCAATAAAAGGCACCGTCATATCATGATCACCACTAGTCACCATAAACCACACAAAATATAAGAATCTCATTGAGTCCTGAATCTTGCAGGTAGAGTGAGTGGCCAATCCAGTTTACGGTTTAAATtcacttgtttttttcttttagcgTTTATAGAAACTGACactaaataaaatcatttttagtttGGTTCCGGTTTTATTTAACTCTTACCTGAAGATAAGAGATCTGAAACCATTAATGCTGTTATTTTTGTGGTATGGTACGGTGCTCTGAATGTCGTAGTTATACGAAATACCATCATAATTACACTGCCTCCATTCCCTTATACTCCCCTGTAAAGATAGACCATCCTTTAGAATTTAAAAGTTCTCTTTATATCATCACTTACTAATCTATCAATGATCTTAAAATTGCACACACCTTTTTAACATGAAGAGATTTGCGAACTCTCTCGTTGTTGGCCCACTTTTCAAggagaaaatatttatatagctGCAAAAGAAAccttgttatttttttcaatatatcatatttagtttAACTGTCAACAGGCAAGGATGGATGTGTATACACAGATCACTGTTACTCTGTTCTAAGGTTAACCAAATTTTTGGTTCTCGGAAAGGCAGACAAAGCCTATAAGATCAAATACATCCTCCAGGGATACTAGATGGACGAAATATGTATTACTTACTAAGCAATCAGGAGATGTCTTCTCGCAATCCGGTAGTAATATATGGTATTTATTCAATCTGTCGGTACACTGTATAAATCaaccaaaaatatgaataattgATGACCATTACTTCATAGATAGAAATGTTGAATAGTTACATTCTAGAGTGTGTACATTTTGGTAAATTTCAGTGAGTTTCAAGCATTCTGTGTTAAGTGAGTCCACATTTCCATAACTTCCTTTGCAGATTCTTTTCATTgactgtaaaaaaaaagttttgaaaattgTTATATCATCTGAGGCTTAGATAATATAAAGTTCGGATTGGTTCATAAAGgatcaaatataaaactttCTTGTGAAAAAAATCCATACCTCATAGAGTTCATCCGAGATTAATGCCATTCCATAAGCAAATGGAATAAGATAGTTGTGTTCCAATTTAGTATCTGTTACCGGGTTTCCAAGAATATAgccctgtttttttttcagaaaaatatacataataaataCATTCCGTTAATGGAAAATACGAAAAGTATATATCAATGACCTGTAGGTTTATTAGAGGCTTGCAACATATAAATTTTCCTGCATCATGGTTTATACATTGTTAGAAAGTTTAAGAAAACTGATTAAACATAAAATCGAATAACGGTATCCAAAGAACACTGTATGGGGACCTTTTGAGATTTCTTGAACAACGGGCGGAACAATCATACCAGAATAAGAATCTCCGGCAACGTAAAATGGGTTGGAGTAAAATTGCGGATGCTTGCTGAGCCACTGCCATGAACATAAAAATTACTCTAGATGTTGGTTCATGCTTGGTTTAAATCAGAACGTGTATGAATAACTTGGAGAATAAGTTAAGACAGGAACGAATTCAGCTAATTAAACCTACATTTCACGAAACTGATTACCGATCAGTAAGTCACACCAAGAGAAATACAAAACACACAAGAGCTTTAGTCCAAGACAAATGCTTATAAAGACAATTAAGTTTGCCTATGTTACCAAAACATTTTTAAGGTTTGCCTGTCGATGTAATGTGACCATTGcagttatatttaaaattaccaaTGATCGAAAGAGTATACAAAAATGGTTGTGGACTGGTTCAAACTAGAGATAAATAAGTTTTCTTAACCATCTAagctaattttatttttgagaaatatgataaatattatatatatatagatgtccTGTTCTGAAACTCGCTACGCGTAACGCGTGCGGTCGGATAGGGCCTAGCGCCGAATCATAAATCGGAGATAAATCGGAGGATTAATCGGCGatttattttagtgatataTACAATATTTCAGCAATTATGTTGCAACGAGTACATGGCATAGTGGTTTGGTGCCTGTAAATGAACGGAATAACCTAGGTTCGACCCGTTAGATGTGgacttttttttctatttttacactTTTTCTTTAATGAAGGGCAGAAATGTCATTAAACCATTCGTCTTCCTCCTTCTGTTTTTGGGTTTCTGCAATTGCAGACGCGAACTATGAATACTTTTACGGTTTTAGAAGCAATTTTCACTggttttcttcttatttttttgctaaaacttcATAGATAATAGTTAGGTTATCCGATTTCTAGGTTAAAATGAACAAaacctcaatttttttttccagatccGATTTTTTGACCGCATAACTTCAATTCGCCGCGCTTGGACACCGTAGAGCGTTTACTCGGCCGCTGAATCGGCTAGGCGGCCGAGTTTTAGAACAGGGCCTAAAACCAATGTTTCACCTGATTTAAAGCAGGAAGGAACCTATGTCTATTAATCAATACCTTTTGAAGAAACTCATGAATCCTCTTAACTTCACCTGTATCACTAATTTTATCAACAAGT
It encodes:
- the LOC108854638 gene encoding serine carboxypeptidase-like 13 isoform X2 yields the protein MRLTLQLLILVLLTLRYHANYASIVKSLPGFEGPLPFELETGYIGLGEEEELQMFYYFIKSENNPQEDPLLIWLTGGPGCSSIFGLLFENGPLALKFEVYNGSIPSLVSTTYSWTKWLSKHPQFYSNPFYVAGDSYSGMIVPPVVQEISKGKFICCKPLINLQGYILGNPVTDTKLEHNYLIPFAYGMALISDELYESMKRICKGSYGNVDSLNTECLKLTEIYQNCTDRLNKYHILLPDCEKTSPDCLLYKYFLLEKWANNERVRKSLHVKKGSIREWRQCNYDGISYNYDIQSTVPYHKNNSINGFRSLIFSGDHDMTVPFIATQAWIRSLNYSIIDDWRPWMINDQIAGYTRTCANKMTFATVKGGGHTADYKPDETFIMFKRWISGQPL
- the LOC108854638 gene encoding serine carboxypeptidase-like 13 isoform X1, producing the protein MRLTLQLLILVLLTLRYHANYASIVKSLPGFEGPLPFELETGYIGLGEEEELQMFYYFIKSENNPQEDPLLIWLTGGPGCSSIFGLLFENGPLALKFEVYNGSIPSLVSTTYSWTKMANIIFLDQPVGSGFSYSRTPLVDKISDTGEVKRIHEFLQKWLSKHPQFYSNPFYVAGDSYSGMIVPPVVQEISKGKFICCKPLINLQGYILGNPVTDTKLEHNYLIPFAYGMALISDELYESMKRICKGSYGNVDSLNTECLKLTEIYQNCTDRLNKYHILLPDCEKTSPDCLLYKYFLLEKWANNERVRKSLHVKKGSIREWRQCNYDGISYNYDIQSTVPYHKNNSINGFRSLIFSGDHDMTVPFIATQAWIRSLNYSIIDDWRPWMINDQIAGYTRTCANKMTFATVKGGGHTADYKPDETFIMFKRWISGQPL
- the LOC108854638 gene encoding serine carboxypeptidase-like 13 isoform X3; this encodes MFYYFIKSENNPQEDPLLIWLTGGPGCSSIFGLLFENGPLALKFEVYNGSIPSLVSTTYSWTKMANIIFLDQPVGSGFSYSRTPLVDKISDTGEVKRIHEFLQKWLSKHPQFYSNPFYVAGDSYSGMIVPPVVQEISKGKFICCKPLINLQGYILGNPVTDTKLEHNYLIPFAYGMALISDELYESMKRICKGSYGNVDSLNTECLKLTEIYQNCTDRLNKYHILLPDCEKTSPDCLLYKYFLLEKWANNERVRKSLHVKKGSIREWRQCNYDGISYNYDIQSTVPYHKNNSINGFRSLIFSGDHDMTVPFIATQAWIRSLNYSIIDDWRPWMINDQIAGYTRTCANKMTFATVKGGGHTADYKPDETFIMFKRWISGQPL
- the LOC108854638 gene encoding serine carboxypeptidase-like 13 isoform X4 is translated as MIVPPVVQEISKGKFICCKPLINLQGYILGNPVTDTKLEHNYLIPFAYGMALISDELYESMKRICKGSYGNVDSLNTECLKLTEIYQNCTDRLNKYHILLPDCEKTSPDCLLYKYFLLEKWANNERVRKSLHVKKGSIREWRQCNYDGISYNYDIQSTVPYHKNNSINGFRSLIFSGDHDMTVPFIATQAWIRSLNYSIIDDWRPWMINDQIAGYTRTCANKMTFATVKGGGHTADYKPDETFIMFKRWISGQPL